One segment of Synechococcus sp. A15-24 DNA contains the following:
- a CDS encoding chromophore lyase CpcT/CpeT: MTPTEQNFLSLLCGEYSNQQQALDNPPFFAHIFLRYRPLEHLQPGSILLEQSYAVDPKNPYRLRMIRAEEQSPGIIKLWNHTFHEPSRFAKATFDKECRQTIQDSDLICLDQCHYQVEHKSDGYHGSIEPGCRCMVTRNGQETVLVSTFHLQEDSLKTLDRGHDPKTNARLWGAIAGEFQFKRTKSWEAKWEQDIHS; the protein is encoded by the coding sequence ATGACCCCAACAGAGCAGAACTTTCTCAGCTTGCTTTGCGGCGAATACAGCAATCAGCAACAAGCATTGGATAACCCTCCTTTCTTTGCACATATTTTCCTGAGATACCGACCTTTAGAGCATCTCCAACCAGGATCCATTTTGCTAGAACAAAGCTATGCAGTTGACCCAAAGAATCCTTACCGACTACGCATGATCAGAGCAGAGGAACAATCACCTGGAATTATTAAGTTGTGGAACCATACTTTCCACGAGCCATCAAGATTTGCCAAAGCAACCTTTGATAAAGAATGTCGGCAGACCATTCAAGACAGCGACCTTATCTGCCTTGACCAATGTCACTACCAAGTTGAACACAAGAGCGACGGATATCATGGATCGATCGAACCAGGCTGTCGGTGTATGGTTACCCGAAATGGGCAAGAAACAGTCCTGGTCAGCACTTTTCACCTCCAGGAGGACTCATTAAAAACTCTTGACCGTGGTCATGACCCAAAAACGAATGCAAGACTTTGGGGTGCCATTGCAGGTGAATTTCAATTCAAACGAACAAAATCATGGGAAGCAAAGTGGGAACAAGACATTCATTCATGA